A single Klebsiella variicola DNA region contains:
- the apt gene encoding adenine phosphoribosyltransferase has protein sequence MTATAQQLEYLKNSIQSIEDYPKPGILFRDVTSLLEDPKAYALSIELLTERYKDAGITKVVGTEARGFLFGAPVALALGVGFVPVRKPRKLPRETIAESYELEYGTDQLEIHVDAIKPGDKVLVVDDLLATGGTIDATVKLIRRLGGEVHDAAFIINLFDLGGEQRLEKLGIHCYSLVPFPGH, from the coding sequence ATGACCGCAACTGCACAGCAGCTTGAATATCTGAAGAACAGCATCCAGAGTATCGAGGATTATCCAAAACCTGGCATTCTTTTCCGCGATGTCACCAGCTTACTGGAAGACCCGAAGGCCTACGCGCTTAGCATTGAACTGCTGACCGAGCGCTACAAAGACGCGGGTATTACCAAAGTGGTAGGGACTGAGGCGCGTGGCTTCCTGTTCGGCGCCCCGGTTGCGCTGGCGCTGGGCGTGGGCTTTGTTCCGGTTCGCAAGCCGCGTAAGTTGCCGCGTGAAACCATTGCCGAGAGCTATGAGCTGGAGTATGGCACCGATCAGCTGGAGATCCACGTTGATGCGATCAAACCGGGCGACAAGGTGCTGGTGGTGGACGATCTGCTGGCGACCGGCGGCACCATCGACGCGACGGTCAAACTGATCCGCCGTCTCGGCGGCGAAGTGCACGATGCCGCTTTCATTATCAACCTCTTCGATCTGGGCGGCGAACAGCGCCTGGAGAAGCTGGGGATCCACTGCTACAGCCTGGTGCCGTTCCCGGGCCACTAA
- a CDS encoding DUF454 family protein, with protein MPPVILTIIGWLAVALGTLGIFLPLLPTTPFILLAAWCFARSSPRFHQWLLYRSWFGGYLRHWQQYRAMPRGAKPRAIAMIVVTFAISLWLVKLTWVRIMLLVILACLLIFMWRIPVVDAKQQKH; from the coding sequence ATGCCACCTGTTATTCTAACCATTATCGGCTGGCTGGCGGTAGCGCTGGGTACGCTGGGCATCTTCTTACCGTTGCTGCCGACGACGCCGTTTATTCTGCTCGCCGCCTGGTGCTTTGCCCGCTCATCGCCGCGCTTTCACCAGTGGCTGCTGTATCGCTCCTGGTTTGGCGGCTATCTTCGCCATTGGCAGCAGTACCGCGCGATGCCTCGCGGCGCCAAACCGCGCGCCATTGCGATGATCGTAGTGACTTTTGCTATTTCGCTGTGGCTGGTTAAGCTTACGTGGGTGCGCATCATGCTGTTGGTCATTCTGGCCTGCCTGCTGATCTTTATGTGGCGCATTCCGGTGGTTGACGCAAAGCAACAAAAGCACTGA
- the priC gene encoding primosomal replication protein N'', with protein sequence MKTAQLLQTLNDQLSELAALVAPLAEHATLSPRFDRQLFHTRSTLMQDYLAEARQNFSQLSQAVERQQLPQVVWIAERLAAQIAALRRETATWSLRSWDHASPTLSRWQRRRLQHQEYERRLLAMRDQRQRQLAQATSLDEQQRLGKEVEAYSGRLARCRQALDKIENVLARLTR encoded by the coding sequence GTGAAAACAGCTCAACTTTTACAAACGCTGAACGATCAGCTCAGCGAGCTGGCCGCGCTGGTGGCGCCGCTGGCGGAGCACGCGACCCTGAGCCCACGCTTTGACCGTCAGCTCTTTCATACCCGCAGCACGCTGATGCAGGACTATCTGGCGGAAGCCCGGCAAAACTTTTCCCAACTGAGCCAGGCCGTCGAGCGCCAGCAGCTGCCGCAGGTGGTCTGGATTGCCGAGCGTCTGGCGGCGCAAATCGCCGCGCTGCGTCGTGAAACCGCCACCTGGTCCTTGCGCAGTTGGGACCACGCGTCGCCAACGCTGAGCCGCTGGCAGCGCCGTCGCCTGCAGCATCAGGAGTATGAGCGCCGCCTGCTGGCGATGCGCGACCAACGTCAGCGTCAGCTGGCGCAGGCGACCAGCCTTGACGAGCAGCAGCGGCTGGGGAAAGAAGTTGAAGCCTACAGCGGCCGGTTGGCGCGCTGCCGACAGGCACTGGACAAGATTGAAAACGTACTGGCGCGGCTGACGCGCTAA
- the rsmS gene encoding pleiotropic regulatory protein RsmS — MSLENASDEVKLAVDLIMLLESHQIPAQTVLGALEIVRRDYANKLKNAESGSQNPEK, encoded by the coding sequence ATGTCGCTGGAAAATGCATCCGATGAGGTCAAACTGGCCGTCGATTTAATCATGTTGCTGGAATCACATCAGATCCCGGCGCAAACCGTGCTGGGCGCGCTGGAAATTGTCAGGCGGGATTATGCAAACAAGTTAAAAAACGCGGAAAGCGGGTCGCAAAACCCAGAGAAGTAG
- a CDS encoding Rpn family recombination-promoting nuclease/putative transposase, translated as MEKVSQTPHDAVFRQMLMHQAVAKDFLQLYLPAPFLAICELDSLQLVSGSFVEEDLRASYSDILYSLRTRHGPGYVYALIEHQSTPDKLMAFRLLRYALAAMQRHLDAGHDTLPLVVPILFYHGKVSPWPWARNWQQLFADPALAKTLYSNDFPLVDLTVMPDNQIARHRRMAMLELLQKHIRHRDLAELQVPLIALMTQGYLTEAQLNTLLRYMLQAGTTEHPGALIRTLAAQSPRHKELMMTIAEWLEEKGRKQGQQEGEQEATRSIAARMLARGLERQTVQELTGLSDEELAALAP; from the coding sequence ATGGAAAAAGTCAGTCAAACCCCACACGACGCGGTGTTTCGCCAGATGCTCATGCATCAGGCGGTCGCGAAGGATTTTTTGCAGTTGTATCTCCCCGCGCCGTTTCTGGCGATCTGCGAACTGGATTCGCTGCAGCTGGTCTCCGGCAGCTTTGTTGAAGAGGACCTGCGCGCCAGCTATTCCGATATCCTTTACTCACTGCGCACGCGTCATGGACCGGGCTATGTGTACGCGCTGATTGAGCACCAGAGTACCCCGGACAAGCTGATGGCATTTCGCCTGCTGCGCTATGCGCTGGCCGCCATGCAGCGTCATCTGGACGCCGGCCACGACACGCTGCCGCTGGTGGTGCCCATTCTGTTTTATCACGGCAAAGTGAGCCCCTGGCCCTGGGCCCGCAACTGGCAACAGCTATTCGCCGATCCGGCGCTGGCGAAGACGCTCTATAGCAATGATTTTCCGCTGGTGGACCTCACCGTAATGCCAGATAATCAGATCGCCCGTCATCGGCGGATGGCCATGCTGGAGCTGCTGCAAAAGCATATCCGCCATCGCGATCTGGCCGAGCTGCAGGTGCCGCTGATTGCGCTGATGACGCAAGGCTATCTGACCGAAGCGCAGCTGAATACGCTGCTGCGCTATATGTTGCAGGCGGGAACTACGGAACATCCGGGGGCGCTGATCCGCACGCTGGCGGCGCAGTCGCCCAGGCATAAGGAGCTGATGATGACCATTGCCGAATGGCTGGAAGAAAAAGGCCGTAAACAGGGACAGCAAGAGGGTGAGCAGGAAGCCACCCGCAGCATCGCCGCCAGAATGTTGGCGCGCGGCCTCGAACGTCAAACCGTGCAGGAGCTCACCGGGCTCAGCGATGAAGAACTCGCCGCGCTGGCACCCTGA
- the mscK gene encoding mechanosensitive channel MscK yields the protein MLHTISRQRATFIFFITLLCFIGLFSPVQGRAADLPDRAEVQSQLNTLNKQKELTPQDKLVQQDLTQTLETLDKIERIKSETAQLRQQVEQAPAKLRQAVDSLNNLSEVPDDAATRKTLSTLSLRQLESRVTQTLDDLQNAQNDLATYNSQLVSLQTQPERVQNAMYNASQQLQQIRNRLNGTSVGDETLRPTQQVLLQAQQALLNAQIEQQRKSLEGNTVLQDTLQKQRDYVTAWSNRLEHQLQLLQEAVNSKRLTLTEKTAQEAVTPDETTRIQANPLVKQELDINHQLSEKLIQATENGNQLVQRNIQVKNWLDRALQSERDIKEQISVLRGSLLLSRILYQQQQTLPSADELQDMTNRIADLRLEQFEVNQQRDALFQSDAFVAKLEEGHSSEVNDEVHAALLEVIDMRRELLDQFNKQLGNQLMMAINLQINQQQLMSVSSSLKEILTQQIFWVNSNKPMDWEWIKAFPEALKGQFKAMKITVNWEKAWPAVFIAFLAGLPLLLIAGLIRWRLQWLKDYQAKLASQVGQLRNDTQLHTPKAILIDLIRALPVVLVILAIGLILLTMQLNISGLLWAYSKKLAMFWLVFGLCWKVLEKNGVAVSHFNMPAQLTSHWRRQIVRVSLALLPLNFWSVISELSPLNLMDDVLGQFVIFFNLLLIAVLVWPMCRESWRDKESHSLRLLTITVLSIVPVALMVLTATGYFYTTLRLAGRWIETVYLVMIWNLLYQTVLRGLSVAARRIAWRRALARRQHLVKEGAEGAEPQEEPTIALEQVNQQTLRITMLVMIALFAVMFWAIWSDLITVFAYLDSITLWHYNGTEAGASVVRSVTMGSLLFAIVASMVAWALIRNLPGLLEVLVLSRLNMRQGTSYAITTILNYAIIAIGAMTVFGSLGVSWDKLQWLAAALSVGLGFGLQEIFGNFVSGLIILFERPVRIGDTVTIGTFSGTVSKIRIRATTITDFDRKEVIIPNKAFVTERLINWSLSDTVTRVVIRLGVAYGSDLDKVKEVLLKAAHDHPKVMQEPAPAVFFTTFGASTLDHELRLYVRELRDRSYTVDELNRAIDRLCRENDINIAFNQLEVHLRNEKGDEVTEVKRDGKGDDLVPTTAS from the coding sequence ATGCTGCACACGATCTCCAGGCAACGCGCCACGTTTATCTTTTTCATTACGCTGCTCTGCTTTATTGGCCTTTTCAGCCCAGTCCAGGGCCGCGCCGCGGACCTCCCTGACCGGGCAGAGGTGCAGAGCCAGCTCAATACGTTAAACAAGCAAAAAGAACTGACTCCCCAGGACAAACTGGTCCAGCAGGATTTGACCCAGACGCTGGAAACGCTGGATAAAATCGAGCGCATCAAAAGCGAGACGGCACAGCTGCGTCAGCAGGTCGAGCAAGCCCCGGCGAAGCTGCGCCAGGCGGTGGATAGTCTCAACAACCTGAGCGAGGTCCCTGACGACGCCGCCACGCGCAAAACGCTCAGTACGCTCTCTCTGCGTCAACTGGAGTCACGCGTCACCCAGACGCTGGACGATCTGCAGAATGCGCAAAACGATCTGGCGACCTATAACAGCCAGCTGGTTTCCCTGCAAACGCAGCCGGAACGTGTGCAGAACGCGATGTATAACGCCTCCCAACAGTTGCAGCAGATCCGCAATCGGCTGAATGGCACCTCGGTGGGCGACGAGACGCTGCGCCCGACCCAGCAGGTGCTGTTGCAGGCTCAACAGGCGCTGCTCAACGCGCAGATTGAGCAGCAGCGCAAGAGCCTCGAAGGCAACACCGTCCTGCAGGATACCCTGCAGAAGCAGCGTGACTACGTCACCGCCTGGAGCAACCGGCTGGAGCATCAGCTGCAGCTGCTGCAGGAGGCGGTGAACAGCAAGCGGCTTACGCTGACGGAGAAAACCGCCCAGGAGGCGGTCACCCCGGATGAAACCACGCGAATTCAGGCCAATCCGCTGGTCAAGCAGGAGCTGGATATTAACCATCAGCTCAGCGAGAAGCTGATCCAGGCGACGGAGAACGGTAACCAGCTGGTGCAGCGCAATATCCAGGTGAAGAACTGGCTCGACCGCGCGCTGCAGTCTGAACGGGATATTAAAGAGCAAATTTCAGTTCTGCGGGGGAGCCTGCTGCTGTCGCGCATTCTTTATCAGCAACAGCAGACGCTGCCGTCGGCGGACGAACTGCAGGATATGACCAACCGCATCGCCGACCTGCGGCTCGAGCAGTTTGAGGTGAACCAGCAGCGCGACGCGCTGTTCCAGAGCGACGCCTTTGTCGCCAAACTGGAGGAGGGGCACAGCAGCGAAGTGAACGATGAAGTCCACGCCGCGCTACTGGAAGTGATCGACATGCGCCGCGAACTGCTTGACCAGTTCAACAAACAGCTGGGGAACCAGCTGATGATGGCCATCAACCTGCAGATCAACCAGCAGCAGTTGATGAGCGTCTCGAGCAGTCTGAAGGAAATTCTGACCCAACAAATTTTCTGGGTGAACAGCAATAAACCGATGGACTGGGAGTGGATTAAGGCCTTCCCGGAAGCGCTGAAAGGTCAGTTTAAGGCGATGAAAATCACCGTGAACTGGGAAAAAGCGTGGCCCGCGGTGTTTATCGCTTTCCTGGCCGGTTTACCATTGCTGCTGATTGCCGGCCTGATCCGCTGGCGTCTGCAGTGGCTGAAGGATTATCAGGCTAAGCTTGCTTCCCAGGTGGGGCAGCTGCGCAACGATACCCAGCTGCATACGCCAAAGGCGATCCTGATCGACCTGATTCGGGCCTTGCCGGTGGTGCTGGTAATTTTGGCGATTGGCCTGATCTTACTCACCATGCAGCTTAATATCAGCGGACTGCTGTGGGCGTACAGTAAAAAGCTGGCCATGTTCTGGCTGGTCTTTGGTCTGTGCTGGAAAGTGCTGGAAAAGAACGGCGTGGCGGTCAGCCACTTCAATATGCCTGCGCAGTTGACCAGCCACTGGCGGCGACAAATTGTTCGCGTCAGCCTCGCGTTGCTGCCGCTGAATTTCTGGTCGGTGATTTCCGAGCTGTCGCCACTGAACCTGATGGACGACGTGCTGGGGCAGTTTGTGATTTTCTTCAATCTGCTGCTGATTGCCGTGCTGGTCTGGCCGATGTGTCGGGAAAGCTGGCGTGATAAAGAATCACACAGCCTGCGCCTGCTGACGATCACCGTGCTGTCTATTGTCCCGGTAGCCCTGATGGTGCTGACGGCGACCGGTTACTTCTACACCACGCTGCGCCTGGCGGGACGCTGGATCGAGACCGTGTATCTGGTGATGATCTGGAACCTGCTGTACCAGACCGTGCTGCGCGGTCTGAGCGTGGCGGCGCGACGTATCGCCTGGCGCCGGGCGCTGGCGCGCCGTCAGCATCTGGTGAAGGAGGGTGCGGAAGGCGCCGAGCCGCAGGAGGAGCCGACTATCGCTCTCGAGCAGGTCAACCAGCAGACGCTGCGCATCACCATGCTGGTGATGATCGCGCTGTTCGCGGTCATGTTCTGGGCGATTTGGTCTGATCTGATCACCGTTTTCGCCTATCTCGACAGCATTACCCTCTGGCACTACAACGGTACCGAAGCGGGGGCCAGCGTGGTGCGCAGCGTCACGATGGGCAGTCTGCTGTTTGCCATTGTGGCGTCGATGGTCGCCTGGGCGCTAATACGCAACCTGCCGGGTCTGCTGGAGGTGCTGGTTCTCTCGCGTCTCAATATGCGTCAGGGCACCTCCTACGCCATCACCACCATTCTTAACTATGCGATTATCGCCATCGGTGCGATGACGGTGTTCGGGTCGCTGGGCGTCTCCTGGGATAAACTACAATGGCTGGCGGCCGCGCTGTCGGTTGGTTTAGGTTTTGGCCTGCAGGAGATCTTCGGTAACTTCGTTTCCGGTCTGATTATTCTGTTCGAGCGTCCAGTGCGCATTGGGGATACGGTAACCATCGGCACCTTCTCCGGTACGGTAAGCAAAATCCGTATCCGCGCGACCACCATCACCGACTTCGATCGCAAAGAGGTAATTATCCCGAACAAGGCGTTCGTTACCGAGCGCTTGATCAACTGGTCGCTCTCCGACACCGTGACCCGGGTGGTGATCCGCCTCGGCGTCGCCTATGGCTCCGATCTGGATAAAGTGAAAGAGGTGCTGCTGAAGGCCGCGCACGATCATCCGAAAGTGATGCAGGAGCCGGCGCCAGCGGTTTTCTTCACCACCTTCGGGGCCAGTACGCTGGATCATGAACTGCGTCTGTATGTTCGTGAACTGCGCGATCGCAGCTACACGGTGGATGAGCTCAACCGCGCCATCGACCGCCTGTGCCGGGAGAATGACATTAACATTGCCTTTAACCAGCTGGAAGTTCATCTGCGCAATGAAAAAGGCGATGAAGTCACCGAAGTGAAGCGGGACGGGAAGGGGGACGATCTGGTGCCCACCACCGCGTCCTGA